A window from Actimicrobium sp. CCC2.4 encodes these proteins:
- a CDS encoding SHOCT domain-containing protein, with protein sequence MRPLLSSMSSRCLPVLLGLALTVPMPFALAAVEGSSYEACPSCVPGDLAWNDGEFDQIYLSTGNAPANLQPHVLAVDSVSRALALLKVEGKNKPVAVFGDDSARNLARGLAAALAKAGPQQDVLFFIVSSGNSGLFGSKLGNSGRAFIDQHGLNIIFGEARVDFIGRYRATRMRRAFDFGSRTAASPVRLAADGMHHVRSDWVVVPLMTPVQTGTPAVLMAPALPVQMMAAPVVQDDKYYAAQEERLKSLKRLRAQDLITEQEYQAKRADILKAW encoded by the coding sequence ATGCGCCCTTTGCTTTCCTCGATGTCCTCGCGTTGTTTACCCGTGTTGCTGGGCCTGGCGCTAACAGTGCCCATGCCGTTTGCGCTGGCCGCGGTCGAAGGCTCCAGTTACGAGGCGTGTCCCTCGTGCGTGCCGGGCGATCTGGCCTGGAATGATGGCGAATTCGACCAGATCTATTTGTCCACCGGCAATGCGCCGGCCAACCTGCAGCCGCATGTGCTGGCCGTCGATAGCGTCAGCCGCGCGTTGGCCTTGCTCAAGGTCGAGGGCAAGAACAAGCCCGTGGCCGTGTTCGGCGACGACAGTGCCCGCAACCTCGCGCGCGGCCTCGCGGCGGCACTGGCCAAGGCCGGTCCGCAGCAGGATGTGTTGTTCTTCATTGTCAGCAGCGGCAACAGCGGATTGTTTGGCAGCAAGCTCGGCAACAGTGGCCGTGCCTTCATCGACCAGCACGGACTGAACATCATCTTCGGCGAGGCGCGCGTTGATTTCATTGGCCGCTATCGCGCCACCCGCATGCGCCGCGCCTTCGACTTCGGCAGCCGGACTGCGGCCTCGCCGGTGCGTCTGGCCGCCGATGGCATGCACCATGTGCGCAGTGACTGGGTCGTGGTGCCCTTGATGACGCCGGTGCAGACCGGCACGCCGGCCGTGCTGATGGCACCGGCGTTGCCCGTGCAGATGATGGCGGCCCCGGTAGTTCAGGACGATAAATACTATGCCGCGCAGGAAGAACGCCTGAAAAGCCTCAAGCGCCTGCGTGCGCAAGACCTGATCACCGAACAGGAATACCAGGCCAAGCGGGCTGACATCCTGAAAGCGTGGTGA
- the argS gene encoding arginine--tRNA ligase, whose translation MLALQKQRVVALFNSALASLIAGTDLQPTVVLERPRDPAHGDVSCNIAMQLAKPLKKNPRELAQQLVAALLADPARTGLVDAVEIAGPGFINLRLALAARQEVVHTVLQEAAGYGRGTLGTGRKVLLEFVSANPTGPLHVGHGRQAALGDALSALFAVQGYDVMREFYYNDAGVQIATLAASVQARARGFKPGDADWPEPAYNGDYIGDIARDFLAGNTVSAADCAPVVASGDVDDLESIRQFGVAYLRREQDLDLQAFGVKFDNYYLESSLYGDGKVHAAVDALIKAGKTYELDGALWLRTTDYGDDKDRVMKKSDGTYTYFVPDVAYHIVKWQRGFGNAINIQGSDHHGTIARVRAGLQAVDLGIPKGYPDYVLHKMVTVMKDGEEVKISKRAGSYVTLRDLIEWSSGEVEVVTDTDAANDAPRDLTRGRDAVRFFLISRKADTEFIFDVDLARAQSDENPVYYVQYAHARICSVLAQWGGDESVLDGVDLSPLTAPREASLLARLADYPEALEHALEELGPHQVAFYLRDLAGELHSYYNAERVLVDDMPTRMARLALLLATRQVLRNGLSLIGVSAPMRM comes from the coding sequence ATGCTCGCTCTCCAGAAACAACGCGTCGTCGCCCTTTTCAATTCCGCCCTGGCCTCCCTGATTGCCGGTACGGACCTGCAGCCGACGGTGGTCCTCGAGCGTCCGCGCGACCCTGCCCACGGCGATGTGTCCTGCAATATTGCGATGCAGCTGGCCAAGCCACTGAAAAAAAATCCGCGCGAACTGGCGCAGCAACTGGTCGCTGCGCTGCTGGCCGACCCGGCCCGCACCGGTCTGGTCGATGCGGTCGAGATCGCCGGACCGGGTTTCATCAACCTGCGCCTGGCGCTGGCAGCACGGCAGGAAGTCGTGCACACGGTGCTGCAGGAAGCCGCCGGTTACGGTCGTGGCACGCTCGGCACCGGCCGTAAAGTCCTGCTCGAATTTGTCTCCGCCAACCCGACCGGTCCGCTGCATGTCGGCCATGGTCGTCAGGCCGCACTGGGCGATGCGCTCTCGGCGCTGTTCGCCGTGCAGGGCTACGACGTCATGCGCGAGTTCTACTACAACGACGCCGGCGTGCAGATCGCCACGCTGGCGGCGTCGGTCCAGGCCCGTGCGCGCGGCTTCAAACCGGGCGACGCCGACTGGCCGGAACCGGCCTACAACGGCGACTACATCGGTGACATCGCACGCGACTTTTTGGCCGGAAACACCGTCTCGGCGGCTGACTGCGCACCCGTGGTCGCCAGCGGCGATGTCGATGACCTTGAATCGATCCGCCAGTTTGGCGTCGCGTATTTGCGGCGCGAACAGGACCTCGATTTGCAGGCCTTCGGCGTGAAGTTCGACAACTACTATCTCGAATCCTCGCTGTACGGCGACGGCAAGGTCCATGCCGCCGTCGATGCGCTGATCAAGGCCGGCAAGACCTATGAACTCGATGGCGCGCTGTGGTTGCGCACCACCGATTATGGCGACGACAAGGATCGCGTCATGAAAAAATCCGACGGTACTTACACGTACTTCGTGCCGGACGTGGCCTATCACATCGTCAAATGGCAGCGCGGTTTCGGCAACGCCATCAACATCCAGGGCAGCGATCACCATGGCACCATCGCCCGCGTGCGGGCCGGCCTGCAAGCCGTCGACCTCGGCATCCCGAAAGGCTATCCCGACTACGTGCTGCACAAGATGGTCACGGTCATGAAGGATGGCGAAGAGGTCAAGATTTCCAAGCGCGCCGGGTCGTATGTGACCTTGCGCGACCTGATCGAATGGTCCAGCGGCGAGGTCGAGGTAGTCACCGACACGGACGCCGCGAACGATGCGCCACGTGACCTGACCCGCGGCCGCGATGCCGTGCGGTTTTTCCTGATCTCGCGCAAGGCCGATACCGAATTCATTTTCGATGTCGATCTCGCACGGGCCCAGTCCGATGAAAATCCGGTCTACTACGTCCAGTACGCGCATGCCCGGATCTGCTCGGTGCTGGCGCAATGGGGCGGCGATGAAAGCGTGCTCGATGGCGTCGACCTGTCGCCGCTGACGGCCCCGCGCGAAGCGTCGCTGCTGGCGCGTCTGGCCGATTATCCGGAAGCGCTCGAGCATGCACTGGAAGAACTCGGCCCGCATCAGGTGGCGTTTTATTTGCGCGACCTGGCCGGCGAACTGCACAGTTATTACAATGCCGAACGCGTACTGGTCGACGATATGCCAACCCGCATGGCGCGCCTGGCCCTGCTGCTGGCCACGCGCCAGGTATTGCGTAACGGTCTGTCACTGATCGGCGTTTCTGCACCCATGAGGATGTAA
- a CDS encoding helical backbone metal receptor, translating into MEMENSTRDAMGVVHPVVDAAQPPRIVSLVPSVTELLCELGLAPWIVGRTGFCIHPAELVRDIPKVGGTKDVNIGKLRALAPTHLIVNIDENEKPTVDTLAGFVPHVIVTHPLGPHDNLALYRLLGTIFGRSETAEDLCTQFNCAIAALGRGRPQRVLYCIWKDPWMTVSRDTYIARMLERIGWQQWVATPETDGARYPVFSWSDQLVRDIDLVLLSSEPYRFTDAHVDSLEQQIGKPVLLVDGEMLSWYGSRAIAGMRYLDQLRQQA; encoded by the coding sequence ATGGAAATGGAAAACAGCACCCGTGATGCGATGGGCGTCGTGCATCCGGTGGTCGATGCCGCGCAGCCGCCGCGCATCGTGTCGCTGGTGCCGTCGGTGACCGAATTGCTGTGTGAGCTCGGGCTGGCACCGTGGATCGTCGGGCGTACCGGTTTTTGCATCCACCCGGCGGAACTGGTGCGGGACATACCGAAGGTCGGGGGCACCAAGGATGTCAACATCGGCAAGCTACGTGCGCTGGCACCGACTCATCTGATCGTCAACATCGACGAAAACGAAAAACCGACGGTCGACACGCTGGCCGGCTTCGTGCCTCACGTGATCGTCACCCATCCGCTCGGACCGCATGACAACCTGGCCTTGTATCGATTGCTGGGGACGATTTTCGGTCGTAGCGAAACTGCCGAAGACCTTTGCACGCAATTCAATTGCGCCATCGCGGCGCTGGGCCGGGGGCGGCCTCAGCGGGTGCTGTATTGCATCTGGAAGGATCCGTGGATGACGGTGTCGCGCGATACCTACATTGCGCGCATGCTCGAGCGCATTGGCTGGCAGCAGTGGGTGGCGACGCCCGAAACGGATGGCGCGCGGTATCCGGTGTTCTCGTGGTCAGATCAACTGGTCCGCGACATCGATCTGGTGCTGCTGTCGAGCGAACCTTATCGTTTCACTGACGCGCATGTCGATAGTCTGGAACAGCAGATCGGCAAGCCGGTATTGCTGGTCGATGGCGAGATGCTGTCATGGTACGGCAGTCGCGCCATCGCCGGCATGCGTTACCTGGATCAGCTGCGGCAACAGGCCTGA
- a CDS encoding SPOR domain-containing protein: protein MQKHSNPHRHPSLFRQAGGTLLGLIIGLIVGLGIAVAVAMTINKTTLPFLNKTGKPDRAELTPGQVSDPNKPMYGNKAAAREAARELANPPVAEPVPPNSADPQAEKNAAAKEASLPGAAEKSRMTDAPKPAEAKTEVDDKWTYFLQAGAFREQADAESARAKLALLGVEARITERLSDNGTFYRVRIGPFSQLDTMNRARSKLTDSGVDVAVVRSPKTP from the coding sequence ATGCAAAAACATTCCAACCCGCACCGTCATCCCTCCCTTTTCCGGCAAGCCGGCGGCACGCTGCTCGGCTTGATCATCGGCCTGATCGTCGGACTCGGCATTGCTGTCGCCGTCGCCATGACCATCAACAAGACCACGCTGCCGTTTCTCAACAAGACCGGCAAGCCGGACCGGGCTGAGCTGACTCCCGGTCAGGTCAGCGACCCGAACAAGCCGATGTACGGCAACAAGGCCGCCGCCAGGGAAGCCGCGCGCGAGCTGGCCAACCCGCCCGTGGCCGAACCGGTTCCGCCAAACAGCGCTGATCCACAAGCCGAAAAGAATGCGGCGGCCAAGGAAGCCAGCCTGCCGGGTGCGGCTGAAAAATCGCGCATGACCGACGCGCCCAAGCCTGCAGAAGCCAAGACCGAAGTCGACGACAAGTGGACTTATTTTCTGCAGGCAGGTGCTTTCCGTGAACAGGCGGATGCCGAAAGCGCGCGCGCCAAACTGGCACTACTTGGTGTTGAAGCCCGTATTACCGAAAGGCTGAGCGACAATGGGACTTTTTACCGGGTCCGTATCGGCCCGTTCAGCCAGCTCGACACCATGAACCGCGCCCGCAGCAAGCTCACCGATAGCGGTGTCGATGTGGCTGTCGTACGTTCCCCCAAAACCCCTTGA
- a CDS encoding thiol:disulfide interchange protein DsbA/DsbL: MRLIRFIPRLLATLGLGLGLTMASAIASPAAPQSGAEYRTLERAQPTDSGNKIEVTEFFWYSCPHCFVFEPTLAEWVKKQGDKIEFKRVPINFRESFIPQQKLYYALEAMGKSEEMQRKIFNAIHVERQAIDTDASILDFVGKQGIDKQKFTATYNSFGMQSKVKRALVLQEAYKIDGVPTIAIDGKYITSPSIVGTAMGGRQPEPVLAASTVQVMDALVAKALAERAAKK, translated from the coding sequence ATGCGTTTAATCCGATTCATTCCCCGTTTGCTGGCCACGCTTGGCCTTGGCCTTGGTCTTACCATGGCCAGTGCGATCGCCAGTCCGGCAGCACCCCAAAGCGGCGCTGAATACCGCACGCTGGAGCGCGCCCAGCCGACCGATAGCGGCAACAAGATCGAAGTCACTGAATTTTTCTGGTACTCATGCCCGCACTGTTTCGTGTTCGAGCCGACGCTGGCCGAATGGGTCAAGAAGCAAGGCGACAAGATCGAGTTCAAGCGCGTACCGATCAATTTCCGCGAATCGTTCATTCCGCAGCAAAAGCTGTATTACGCGCTCGAAGCCATGGGCAAATCCGAAGAAATGCAGCGCAAGATTTTCAATGCCATCCACGTTGAACGTCAGGCTATCGATACCGATGCAAGCATTCTTGATTTCGTCGGCAAGCAAGGCATCGACAAGCAGAAATTTACCGCGACCTACAATTCGTTCGGCATGCAGAGCAAGGTCAAGCGCGCCCTGGTTTTGCAGGAAGCCTACAAAATTGACGGCGTACCCACCATCGCCATCGATGGCAAGTACATCACTTCGCCATCGATCGTCGGTACCGCGATGGGCGGACGCCAGCCCGAGCCGGTGCTCGCTGCGTCGACCGTGCAAGTGATGGATGCGCTGGTGGCCAAGGCCCTGGCCGAGCGCGCCGCAAAAAAATAA
- a CDS encoding two-component system response regulator: MSPSDKQRATILVVDDTPLNLSLLTHMLKDRYRVKVASNGAKALALAAASPPDMILLDIMMPEMDGFEVCRRLKENPVTRHIPVIFLTARTDIAAEEEGFAAGAVDFIHKPISPPIVAARVKTHLDIQSWQAFLQDRNAWLQRQVDQRLSEINHLQDAAICVMVSLAEFRDETTGNHIRRTQEYVRLLGVELARLPHYRERLTPGLIEQMSKSAPLHDIGKIAIPDHILLKPGKLTTDEFTIMKTHARCGYDMLVRAGVHMGERGHFLDVAKDIAGSHHEKWDGSGYPDGLAGQAIPLAARLMALADVFDALRSRRPYKEPMHSDQAAAIIVAGRGLHFDPEVVDAFLAIRPEFERIAAEWMDHA; encoded by the coding sequence ATGAGCCCCTCCGACAAGCAACGCGCGACCATTCTTGTCGTCGATGACACCCCGCTCAATCTGAGCCTGCTGACCCATATGCTCAAGGACCGGTATCGCGTCAAGGTGGCCAGCAACGGAGCCAAGGCGCTGGCGCTGGCCGCCGCGTCGCCGCCGGACATGATCTTGCTCGACATCATGATGCCGGAGATGGATGGCTTCGAGGTATGCCGGCGTCTCAAGGAAAACCCGGTGACGCGACACATCCCGGTGATTTTTCTGACGGCGCGCACCGATATCGCCGCCGAGGAAGAAGGTTTCGCCGCCGGTGCCGTCGACTTCATCCACAAGCCGATCAGTCCGCCCATCGTCGCCGCCCGCGTCAAGACCCACCTCGACATCCAGTCATGGCAAGCCTTCCTGCAAGACCGCAATGCCTGGCTGCAGCGACAGGTCGACCAGCGTCTGTCGGAGATCAATCACCTGCAGGACGCGGCCATTTGCGTGATGGTTTCGCTGGCCGAGTTTCGCGACGAAACCACCGGCAATCACATCCGCCGCACCCAGGAATACGTGCGCCTGCTCGGTGTCGAACTGGCCCGCCTGCCGCACTATCGCGAGCGCCTGACGCCGGGTCTTATCGAGCAGATGAGCAAGTCGGCACCCCTGCACGATATCGGCAAGATCGCCATCCCCGACCATATCCTGCTCAAGCCCGGCAAGCTCACCACCGACGAATTCACCATCATGAAAACCCATGCACGCTGCGGCTACGACATGCTGGTGCGCGCTGGCGTGCACATGGGCGAGCGGGGACATTTCCTCGACGTGGCCAAGGACATCGCCGGTTCGCACCACGAAAAATGGGACGGCTCCGGCTATCCCGACGGCCTGGCCGGGCAGGCTATTCCGCTGGCGGCGCGGCTGATGGCACTGGCCGATGTCTTCGATGCGCTGCGCTCGCGTCGTCCGTACAAGGAGCCGATGCACAGCGACCAGGCCGCTGCCATCATCGTCGCTGGCCGTGGCCTGCATTTTGATCCGGAGGTGGTCGATGCTTTCCTCGCCATCCGCCCGGAATTCGAGCGTATCGCCGCTGAATGGATGGATCACGCATGA
- a CDS encoding gamma-glutamylcyclotransferase family protein, with translation MPIHVFTYGSLMFPEVWQRVVRGTYVSQPARIDGHQRYAVSGDTYPGIVIEAGGSVTGLIYRDIDAADLAALDHFEGDGYHRIGVQATTGDGELIAVQTYLFRDPAGLSGQSWLPHEFQLQRFLGSYCRDKLGS, from the coding sequence ATGCCCATTCACGTTTTCACTTACGGTTCGCTGATGTTTCCCGAAGTCTGGCAGCGCGTGGTGCGCGGCACCTATGTGTCGCAGCCGGCCCGCATTGACGGTCACCAGCGCTATGCAGTCAGCGGTGACACCTACCCCGGCATCGTGATCGAGGCCGGCGGCAGCGTGACCGGGCTGATCTATCGCGATATCGATGCGGCCGACCTGGCGGCACTCGACCATTTCGAAGGCGACGGCTATCACCGCATCGGCGTGCAGGCGACCACCGGCGACGGTGAGTTGATCGCGGTGCAGACCTATCTGTTTCGCGATCCTGCGGGCTTGTCCGGCCAGTCCTGGCTGCCGCACGAGTTTCAGCTGCAACGCTTTCTTGGCAGCTACTGCCGCGACAAGTTAGGCAGCTGA
- a CDS encoding ATP-binding protein — translation MKLKKLSFWFSLVVMLALAANAVFLVMIKQSYDSVVTAQAHRQDAISLAEKLKEDTEQLTSLVRTYTSTGEARYLTYYYDILAIREGDKPQPASYDSGAYWDSVIAGTTVHKMPVQGLRISFSGRMKSLGFSPDEFKALNVVYAATDAMKQMEQTAFAATQGLFDPATQQFVSDGEAHLSYANQLVYSTPYNVLKADLARSVLTLGALTNARTNESVSLATHDLERWILLMSCSVGFTFLMILAASEVIRRQVLRPIAVLSTAARRLANGDYSARITADGMPGGHRAQGVRELVSLGATFDGMAASIERDIQLRQEAQHALEAANQKAEDATRAKSMFLANMSHEIRTPMNAVIGMTYLALRSDLTARQHDYVSKAHLAAKSLLRLLNDILDFSKVEAGKLELEHVPFLLEDVIGNVLGLLSQPALDKGLVLSSVITEPQLLGRQGALRGDPLRLSQVLTNLLSNAVKFTDHGSVTLDARIDERGDDDVLLHFIVTDTGIGLSAEQLTYLFLEFTQADGSTTRKYGGTGLGLSISKKFIELMGGQVWAESRDGQGARFHCTARFPLASGDEVLRPPDADDRPGNDLSGMRVLLAEDNPINQQLAIELIESRGACVTLATNGQEALDLLATVAADHFDVVLMDLQMPVMDGYAASSQVRADPRYAALPLIAMTAHAMLEERERCTAAGMNGHLSKPVEPAMLCAMLARHYPIPRLASPTDAVPVVRAADGRTTLPRIAGLDTMEGVRFSADSASMYRQLLSMFADSYTDCNARLVQLLADAQWQQVEMLAHTIKGLAGTLGMADLRQPASALELACAARDVDEAARAQARLAQVITPLLAGLHTFFAVQAADSVRAALPMPAADTLRQLCKLLDEGDSDAIDLWQQQGRELAGMLSPARRQRIDTALQNFEFDTALALLAETNPEQDAA, via the coding sequence GTGAAACTCAAAAAACTATCCTTCTGGTTCTCGCTGGTGGTGATGTTGGCACTGGCTGCCAATGCCGTCTTTCTGGTCATGATCAAGCAGTCGTACGACAGCGTCGTGACGGCGCAAGCCCATCGCCAGGATGCGATATCGCTGGCCGAAAAACTCAAGGAAGATACCGAACAGCTGACCAGCCTGGTGCGTACCTATACCAGCACCGGCGAAGCACGCTACCTAACCTACTACTACGACATCCTGGCGATCCGCGAAGGCGACAAACCGCAGCCGGCCAGCTATGACTCCGGTGCCTACTGGGATTCGGTGATTGCCGGCACAACAGTGCACAAGATGCCAGTCCAGGGGCTGCGCATATCGTTTTCCGGGCGCATGAAATCGCTCGGTTTCAGTCCCGACGAATTCAAGGCGCTCAACGTCGTTTATGCCGCCACCGACGCGATGAAGCAGATGGAGCAAACCGCTTTTGCCGCGACCCAGGGATTGTTCGATCCGGCCACGCAGCAATTCGTGTCGGACGGCGAAGCGCACCTGAGCTACGCCAACCAGCTGGTCTACAGCACCCCTTACAACGTGCTCAAGGCGGATCTGGCCAGGTCGGTGCTAACGCTCGGTGCGCTGACCAACGCGCGCACCAACGAGTCGGTCTCGCTGGCCACGCACGACCTCGAGCGCTGGATCCTGCTGATGTCCTGCAGCGTCGGTTTCACGTTTCTGATGATCCTGGCGGCGTCGGAAGTCATCCGCCGGCAGGTACTGCGTCCGATCGCCGTGCTGTCGACAGCGGCCAGACGCCTGGCTAACGGCGATTATTCGGCGCGCATCACGGCCGACGGTATGCCGGGCGGGCATCGGGCGCAAGGTGTGCGCGAACTGGTGTCGCTGGGCGCGACGTTTGATGGCATGGCCGCATCGATCGAGCGCGATATCCAGCTGCGCCAGGAAGCCCAGCATGCGCTCGAGGCGGCCAACCAGAAAGCCGAAGACGCGACGCGGGCCAAATCCATGTTCCTGGCCAACATGAGCCACGAAATCCGGACCCCGATGAATGCCGTCATCGGCATGACCTATCTGGCACTGCGCTCGGACCTGACGGCGCGCCAGCATGATTACGTCAGCAAGGCCCATCTGGCTGCCAAGTCGCTGCTGCGCCTGCTCAACGATATCCTCGATTTTTCCAAGGTCGAAGCCGGCAAGCTGGAACTCGAACACGTGCCGTTCCTGCTCGAGGACGTGATCGGCAATGTGCTGGGGCTCCTGAGCCAGCCCGCGCTGGACAAAGGTCTGGTGCTGTCCTCGGTCATCACCGAGCCGCAACTGCTGGGGCGGCAAGGCGCACTGCGCGGCGATCCGCTGCGCCTGTCGCAGGTGCTGACCAACTTGCTGTCGAATGCAGTGAAGTTCACCGATCACGGCAGCGTCACGCTGGACGCCCGCATCGACGAACGCGGCGACGACGACGTACTGCTGCATTTCATCGTGACCGATACCGGTATCGGCTTGTCGGCAGAGCAGCTCACGTACCTGTTCTTGGAGTTCACCCAGGCCGATGGATCGACCACCCGCAAATATGGTGGTACCGGGCTCGGGCTGAGCATCTCTAAAAAATTCATCGAGCTGATGGGCGGTCAGGTCTGGGCCGAAAGTCGTGACGGACAGGGCGCGCGTTTTCATTGCACCGCGCGCTTCCCGCTGGCCAGCGGCGATGAGGTGCTGCGCCCGCCGGACGCCGACGACCGGCCGGGCAATGACCTGAGCGGCATGCGTGTGCTGCTGGCCGAAGACAATCCGATCAATCAGCAACTGGCCATCGAACTGATCGAAAGCCGGGGAGCCTGCGTGACGCTGGCGACCAATGGACAGGAAGCGCTTGACCTGCTGGCGACGGTTGCCGCGGATCATTTCGATGTCGTGCTGATGGACTTGCAGATGCCGGTGATGGATGGTTACGCAGCGAGTTCGCAGGTGCGTGCCGACCCGCGCTACGCAGCCTTGCCGCTCATTGCAATGACCGCGCACGCGATGCTCGAAGAGCGCGAACGCTGCACCGCCGCCGGCATGAATGGCCATCTCAGCAAACCGGTCGAGCCGGCGATGCTGTGTGCGATGCTGGCGCGGCACTACCCGATACCGCGGTTGGCATCGCCGACCGATGCCGTGCCGGTGGTCCGTGCGGCGGATGGCCGGACGACGCTGCCACGTATTGCCGGACTCGACACGATGGAGGGCGTGCGCTTCTCGGCGGATTCGGCATCGATGTACCGGCAACTGCTGTCAATGTTCGCCGACAGCTACACGGACTGCAATGCGCGTCTGGTGCAATTGCTGGCCGATGCGCAGTGGCAGCAAGTTGAAATGCTGGCGCATACGATCAAGGGACTGGCCGGTACGCTGGGCATGGCCGACTTACGGCAACCGGCCAGTGCTCTGGAGCTGGCGTGCGCTGCACGGGATGTCGATGAGGCCGCCCGCGCGCAGGCGCGGCTGGCCCAGGTAATCACGCCGCTGCTGGCCGGACTGCATACGTTTTTCGCGGTGCAGGCTGCTGACAGCGTCCGTGCTGCGCTGCCGATGCCGGCAGCGGACACCCTGCGCCAGTTGTGCAAGTTGCTTGATGAAGGCGATAGCGATGCCATCGACCTGTGGCAGCAGCAGGGCCGGGAACTCGCCGGCATGCTTTCGCCGGCACGACGCCAGCGCATCGACACGGCACTGCAGAATTTCGAGTTTGATACCGCACTGGCCCTATTGGCCGAGACCAACCCTGAGCAGGATGCCGCATGA
- a CDS encoding aldo/keto reductase: MLAPRIVLAPDGPELSRIVLGLWRLGEWQLTPAQRLALVEQAVALGITTMDQADIYGGYTSEALFGEALALAAGLRQRLQIVSKCGIRLVHPNRPSHTIKHYDTGRAHLIASVEQSLNNLGTDYLDLLLIHRPDPLMEADEVAEAFGCLQRAGKVRYFGASNFTPAQFELLASRHALVTNQIELSVLHVPALDDGTLDQAQRLRCAPMIWSALAGGRLFGAADAQGLRVRAVLARIAETHAVTPAVIATAWVLRHPSRPLVLTGSGRIAAITEAVAATQLVLTREEWFAILAASTGGEVA, encoded by the coding sequence ATGCTGGCACCCCGCATCGTGCTGGCACCCGACGGTCCCGAGTTATCGCGGATCGTGCTGGGGCTGTGGCGATTGGGTGAATGGCAACTGACGCCTGCGCAGCGGCTGGCACTGGTCGAGCAAGCCGTCGCTCTGGGAATCACGACGATGGACCAGGCCGATATCTACGGCGGCTACACTTCCGAAGCGCTATTTGGCGAAGCGCTGGCGCTGGCGGCCGGCTTGCGCCAGCGGCTGCAGATTGTCAGCAAATGCGGTATCCGGCTGGTCCATCCGAACCGTCCGTCGCACACCATCAAGCACTACGATACCGGCCGCGCGCACCTGATCGCGTCGGTCGAGCAGTCACTCAACAACCTCGGTACCGATTATCTGGACCTGCTGCTGATCCATCGACCCGATCCGCTGATGGAGGCCGATGAAGTCGCCGAAGCGTTTGGCTGCTTGCAGCGAGCCGGCAAGGTGCGCTACTTCGGCGCATCCAATTTCACGCCGGCGCAATTTGAGCTGCTGGCGTCGCGCCATGCGCTGGTGACCAATCAGATCGAACTATCGGTGCTGCACGTGCCGGCACTCGACGACGGCACCCTCGATCAGGCCCAGCGCTTGCGTTGCGCACCGATGATCTGGTCGGCGCTGGCGGGCGGGCGCTTGTTTGGCGCAGCGGATGCGCAAGGCTTGCGGGTGCGTGCCGTGCTGGCCCGGATCGCAGAGACCCACGCCGTCACGCCGGCCGTCATCGCCACTGCCTGGGTGCTGCGCCATCCGTCGCGACCACTGGTGCTGACCGGTTCCGGCCGCATCGCCGCGATCACCGAAGCAGTCGCGGCGACGCAGCTGGTGCTGACGCGCGAAGAATGGTTTGCCATTCTGGCGGCCTCCACCGGAGGCGAGGTAGCGTAG